One stretch of Rhodothermales bacterium DNA includes these proteins:
- a CDS encoding GNAT family N-acetyltransferase: MLSLITLRGPKVRLEPLTMEHVDALSSVGLDGAIWEYTPRVVRTTQDMQEYVSEALDGQRRSHMLPFAIVIQETRVVAGSTRFGNIDLTNRRMEIGSMSA, from the coding sequence ATGCTGTCTCTCATTACACTTCGCGGTCCGAAAGTGCGTCTAGAGCCTCTCACGATGGAGCATGTCGATGCGCTGTCGTCGGTCGGACTGGACGGGGCCATCTGGGAGTATACACCGCGTGTCGTCCGGACCACACAGGACATGCAGGAATACGTGTCTGAGGCACTGGACGGCCAACGTCGCAGTCACATGTTGCCGTTCGCGATTGTGATTCAGGAGACGCGAGTCGTAGCAGGCAGCACGCGCTTCGGCAATATTGATCTCACGAACCGTCGTATGGAAATCGGCTCCATGTCTGCATGA